In one Paramisgurnus dabryanus chromosome 21, PD_genome_1.1, whole genome shotgun sequence genomic region, the following are encoded:
- the pfkfb1 gene encoding 6-phosphofructo-2-kinase/fructose-2,6-bisphosphatase 1 isoform X2, with translation MMDGLQKDFRRRTRCDSAASRPQFTNCPTIIVMVGLPARGKTYISKKLTRYFNWIGVQTQVFNVGQYRREAVQTYKNYEFFRPDNEEAMKIRRACASNALKDVANYFTKEQGQVAVFDATNTTRERRGVIISFAKERGYKVFFIESICDDPEIIEENIMQVKLNSPDYEDYDKEEALVDFLKRIDCFRISYVPMDEEKDKHLSFIKIFNVGSRYLVNRVQDHIQSRIVYYLMNIHITPRSIYLSRHGESELNLLGRIGGDSGLTSQGQKYASALSEFIRGQAIKDLKVWTSHMKRTIQTAETLGVPYEQWKALNEIDAGVCEELTYEEIQLNFPEEFALRDQDKYRYRYPKGESYEDLVHRLEPVIMELERQENVLVICHQAVMRCLLAYFLDKSADDLPYLKCPLHTVLKLTPLAYGCKVESFYLNIKAVNTHRDKPPDVNVTRNPEDALKTVPEHL, from the exons ATGATGGATGGACTACAGAAGGACTTCCGCCGACGAACACGCTGTGACAGTGCAG CTTCACGACCCCAGTTTACAAACTGTCCTACGATAATTGTGATGGTTGGACTGCCAGCAAGGGGAAAAACGTATATCTCCAAAAAGTTAACCCGTTACTTCAACTGGATTGGCGTACAAACTCAAG TCTTTAATGTGGGTCAGTATCGAAGAGAGGCAGTACAGACATACAAGAACTATGAATTTTTCCGTCCGGACAATGAAGAGGCCATGAAAATCCGAAG GGCTTGTGCCTCAAATGCCCTCAAGGACGTTGCCAATTACTTCACTAAAGAGCAGGGACAAGTAGCA GTTTTTGATGCCACAAACACCACAAGAGAGAGAAGAGGGGTCATCATCAGTTTTGCCAAGGAGAGGGGCTACAAG GTGTTTTTCATTGAATCCATTTGTGATGACCCAGAAATCATTGAGGAAAATATAATG cAAGTAAAGTTAAACAGTCCAGATTACGAAGATTACGACAAAGAGGAAGCGCTGGTGGACTTTCTGAAGCGTATTGACTGTTTCAGAATCTCCTATGTGCCCATGGACGAGGAGAAAGACAA ACACCTCTCTTTCATAAAGATCTTTAATGTGGGCTCACGGTATCTTGTGAACCGGGTGCAGGACCACATACAGAGTCGAATTGTGTATTACCTCATGAACATCCACATCACTCCTCGATCCATCTATCTGAGCCGTCATGGAGAGAGTGAGCTCAACCTGCTCGGAAGAATTGGTGGAGACTCAGGCCTTACTTCACAAGGCCAgaag TACGCTAGTGCCCTGTCGGAGTTCATCAGGGGTCAAGCCATCAAGGACCTGAAGGTGTGGACCAGTCACATGAAAAGGACTATACAGACAGCAGAGACACTGGGTGTCCCTTATGAACAGTGGAAGGCCTTAAATGAAATAGATGCA GGTGTATGTGAGGAGTTGACCTATGAAGAGATTCAGTTGAATTTTCCGGAGGAGTTTGCACTAAGAGACCAGGATAAATACCGTTACCGATATCCAAAGGGCGAA TCATATGAAGACCTGGTGCACCGTCTGGAGCCAGTCATAATGGAGCTTGAAAGACAGGAGAACGTTCTGGTCATCTGCCACCAGGCAGTCATGCGATGTCTACTGGCCTACTTTCTAGATAAAAGTGCAG atgatcTTCCATATCTGAAATGTCCGCTGCACACTGTTCTCAAACTCACTCCATTAGCGTATG GATGCAAAGTGGAGTCGTTCTATTTGAACATCAAAGCAGTGAACACGCACAGAGATAAACCACCT GATGTGAATGTCACAAGAAACCCTGAAGATGCTCTCAAGACTGTCCCTGAACATCTGTAA
- the LOC135775492 gene encoding P2Y purinoceptor 1: MTVNCTFVNFAFTHQFLPTVYVIVFILGLLGNGFGLKSVYDNWQRMGNVNIFVLNLCMADILYIFTLPFLVCYYALDSQWIFGSVFCKIVRFCFCINLYGSIGFLTCISVYRYLGIVHPLRVKGRITEGHSVIISSLVWFLVFLQCLPDMFFEKNSPIANQSCFDTTSDRNIEEYLKYSIGRTVFGFGIPLLIMLCCYGHVAFTLLTKKETDVILKLRCLRLVVILTLLFSICFIPYHVFRNFNLVTRISKFKGMCQKWYSTIYIANQIGNGLACMNSAINPLVYLFNNDELLMKCFMRCGRVYQTHGVSSVVMESPIGQ, translated from the coding sequence ATGACAGTAAACTGCACATTCGTCAATTTTGCTTTTACGCACCAATTTTTACCCACAGTATATGTGATTGTTTTCATTCTTGGACTTCTTGGCAATGGTTTTGGACTGAAATCTGTGTATGATAACTGGCAAAGAATGGGTAATGTAAATATCTTTGTCCTCAACCTGTGTATGGCAGACATCCTGTACATCTTTACTTTGCCTTTTCTGGTGTGTTACTATGCATTGGACAGTCAGTGGATATTTGGAAGTGTTTTCTGCAAAATTGTAAGGTTCTGTTTCTGCATCAACCTATACGGCAGTATTGGCTTCCTCACATGCATCAGCGTTTACAGATATCTGGGCATCGTACACCCTTTAAGAGTCAAGGGCAGAATTACAGAGGGGCACTCTGTGATTATTTCTTCGCTGGTTTGGTTTTTAGTTTTTCTTCAATGTCTGCCTGATATGTTCTTTGAAAAAAACAGTCCGATCGCAAACCAATCCTGTTTTGACACAACTTCAGATCGCAACATTGAAGAATACCTGAAGTACAGCATCGGAAGGACGGTTTTTGGCTTTGGGATCCCTTTGTTAATCATGCTGTGCTGTTACGGACATGTGGCTTTTACTCTATTGACTAAGAAAGAAACTGATGTCATTTTAAAGCTGAGGTGTCTCAGACTGGTCGTGATCTTGACCTTGCTCTTCTCTATTTGTTTCATTCCCTATCACGTTTTCAGAAATTTCAACCTGGTTACTCGCATCTCTAAGTTTAAAGGCATGTGTCAGAAATGGTATTCTACTATTTACATCGCCAACCAGATTGGAAATGGACTGGCGTGCATGAACAGTGCAATCAACCCACTGGTTTATCTCTTTAACAATGATGAACTGCTAATGAAGTGTTTCATGAGGTGTGGAAGAGTTTACCAAACTCATGGTGTCTCCtctgtggtgatggagtcaccCATAGGACAATAA
- the ccn5 gene encoding CCN family member 5 — protein sequence MMGNKLMAWALLLYLTSQVCCQQCGGPCQCPSVPVCPEGVPLILDGCKCCRVCARQQGEACSERFLCDTLHGLQCDYSASFPGEPGECVSQEELGCKFNGVLYQEGQVWQPSCALQCRCSGGGVTCVPLCREDILLPTPDCPHPQRVLPPGKCCKEWVCENMNNTVLGDDIIAANRDPHQTRPGSKCIDRSTEWSSCSQTCGPGISTRVSNQNPACHLKKQTRLCMVRPCQPVLNSTPKGSRRKCQRSYPSESQLYLFHLGCKSVESYRPRYCGLCTDNRCCTPHRTETKMFTFQCPDGRTFKQAVMTINSCVCHNNCPNSSAGAYRGRSIWA from the exons ATGATGGGGAACAAACTCATGGCATGGGCACTGCTGCTCTACCTGACCTCACAG GTTTGCTGTCAGCAGTGTGGTGGGCCATGTCAGTGTCCATCTGTACCAGTATGCCCGGAGGGGGTTCCTCTGATTCTGGATGGGTGTAAATGTTGCAGGGTGTGTGCCCGGCAGCAGGGTGAGGCATGCAGTGAGCGGTTTTTGTGTGACACTCTGCATGGTCTTCAGTGTGACTATAGCGCCAGCTTCCCTGGTGAACCAGGAGAGTGTGTCA GTCAGGAGGAACTGGGCTGTAAGTTTAATGGAGTGTTGTACCAAGAAGGCCAGGTGTGGCAGCCATCTTGTGCCCTTCAATGTCGCTGTTCAGGCGGAGGGGTGACCTGTGTGCCCCTGTGCAGAGAAGATATTCTCCTACCCACCCCAGACTGCCCCCACCCACAGAGGGTTCTGCCACCGGGCAAATGCTGTAAAGAGTGGGTTTGTGAAAATATGAACAACACTGTGCTTGGGGATGATATCATAG CTGCAAACCGTGATCCACACCAAACCAGGCCCGGCTCAAAATGCATAGACCGGAGCACAGAGTGGAGCTCTTGCTCACAAACCTGTGGGCCTGGGATATCAACAAGAGTGTCCAATCAAAATCCGGCCTGCCACCTTAAGAAGCAGACACGCTTGTGTATGGTCCGACCATGTCAGCCCGTTCTCAACAGTACCCCAAAG GGGTCAAGAAGAAAATGTCAGCGCAGTTACCCGTCAGAAAGTCAGCTGTATTTGTTCCATCTTGGCTGCAAAAGTGTGGAGTCTTACAGGCCCCGTTATTGTGGCCTGTGTACAGACAACCGCTGTTGTACTCCACACCGCACTGAGACCAAAATGTTCACGTTCCAATGTCCTGATGGCAGAACATTTAAACAAGCTGTCATGACCATCAACTCCTGCGTCTGCCATAACAACTGCCCCAATTCATCTGCGGGAGCATATAGAGGAAGATCCATCTGGGCTTAG
- the pfkfb1 gene encoding 6-phosphofructo-2-kinase/fructose-2,6-bisphosphatase 1 isoform X3, translated as MLPSRPQFTNCPTIIVMVGLPARGKTYISKKLTRYFNWIGVQTQVFNVGQYRREAVQTYKNYEFFRPDNEEAMKIRRACASNALKDVANYFTKEQGQVAVFDATNTTRERRGVIISFAKERGYKVFFIESICDDPEIIEENIMQVKLNSPDYEDYDKEEALVDFLKRIDCFRISYVPMDEEKDKHLSFIKIFNVGSRYLVNRVQDHIQSRIVYYLMNIHITPRSIYLSRHGESELNLLGRIGGDSGLTSQGQKYASALSEFIRGQAIKDLKVWTSHMKRTIQTAETLGVPYEQWKALNEIDAGVCEELTYEEIQLNFPEEFALRDQDKYRYRYPKGESYEDLVHRLEPVIMELERQENVLVICHQAVMRCLLAYFLDKSADDLPYLKCPLHTVLKLTPLAYGCKVESFYLNIKAVNTHRDKPPDVNVTRNPEDALKTVPEHL; from the exons ATGCTTC CTTCACGACCCCAGTTTACAAACTGTCCTACGATAATTGTGATGGTTGGACTGCCAGCAAGGGGAAAAACGTATATCTCCAAAAAGTTAACCCGTTACTTCAACTGGATTGGCGTACAAACTCAAG TCTTTAATGTGGGTCAGTATCGAAGAGAGGCAGTACAGACATACAAGAACTATGAATTTTTCCGTCCGGACAATGAAGAGGCCATGAAAATCCGAAG GGCTTGTGCCTCAAATGCCCTCAAGGACGTTGCCAATTACTTCACTAAAGAGCAGGGACAAGTAGCA GTTTTTGATGCCACAAACACCACAAGAGAGAGAAGAGGGGTCATCATCAGTTTTGCCAAGGAGAGGGGCTACAAG GTGTTTTTCATTGAATCCATTTGTGATGACCCAGAAATCATTGAGGAAAATATAATG cAAGTAAAGTTAAACAGTCCAGATTACGAAGATTACGACAAAGAGGAAGCGCTGGTGGACTTTCTGAAGCGTATTGACTGTTTCAGAATCTCCTATGTGCCCATGGACGAGGAGAAAGACAA ACACCTCTCTTTCATAAAGATCTTTAATGTGGGCTCACGGTATCTTGTGAACCGGGTGCAGGACCACATACAGAGTCGAATTGTGTATTACCTCATGAACATCCACATCACTCCTCGATCCATCTATCTGAGCCGTCATGGAGAGAGTGAGCTCAACCTGCTCGGAAGAATTGGTGGAGACTCAGGCCTTACTTCACAAGGCCAgaag TACGCTAGTGCCCTGTCGGAGTTCATCAGGGGTCAAGCCATCAAGGACCTGAAGGTGTGGACCAGTCACATGAAAAGGACTATACAGACAGCAGAGACACTGGGTGTCCCTTATGAACAGTGGAAGGCCTTAAATGAAATAGATGCA GGTGTATGTGAGGAGTTGACCTATGAAGAGATTCAGTTGAATTTTCCGGAGGAGTTTGCACTAAGAGACCAGGATAAATACCGTTACCGATATCCAAAGGGCGAA TCATATGAAGACCTGGTGCACCGTCTGGAGCCAGTCATAATGGAGCTTGAAAGACAGGAGAACGTTCTGGTCATCTGCCACCAGGCAGTCATGCGATGTCTACTGGCCTACTTTCTAGATAAAAGTGCAG atgatcTTCCATATCTGAAATGTCCGCTGCACACTGTTCTCAAACTCACTCCATTAGCGTATG GATGCAAAGTGGAGTCGTTCTATTTGAACATCAAAGCAGTGAACACGCACAGAGATAAACCACCT GATGTGAATGTCACAAGAAACCCTGAAGATGCTCTCAAGACTGTCCCTGAACATCTGTAA
- the pfkfb1 gene encoding 6-phosphofructo-2-kinase/fructose-2,6-bisphosphatase 1 isoform X1, which produces MSSEQKQLTQTPQLKVLVPWMKTSPGQRRGSSRPQFTNCPTIIVMVGLPARGKTYISKKLTRYFNWIGVQTQVFNVGQYRREAVQTYKNYEFFRPDNEEAMKIRRACASNALKDVANYFTKEQGQVAVFDATNTTRERRGVIISFAKERGYKVFFIESICDDPEIIEENIMQVKLNSPDYEDYDKEEALVDFLKRIDCFRISYVPMDEEKDKHLSFIKIFNVGSRYLVNRVQDHIQSRIVYYLMNIHITPRSIYLSRHGESELNLLGRIGGDSGLTSQGQKYASALSEFIRGQAIKDLKVWTSHMKRTIQTAETLGVPYEQWKALNEIDAGVCEELTYEEIQLNFPEEFALRDQDKYRYRYPKGESYEDLVHRLEPVIMELERQENVLVICHQAVMRCLLAYFLDKSADDLPYLKCPLHTVLKLTPLAYGCKVESFYLNIKAVNTHRDKPPDVNVTRNPEDALKTVPEHL; this is translated from the exons ATGTCCTCTGAGCAGAAGCAGCTTACCCAGACACCCCAGCTAAAGGTATTGGTGCCATGGATGAAGACATCCCCAGGCCAAAGAAGAGGCT CTTCACGACCCCAGTTTACAAACTGTCCTACGATAATTGTGATGGTTGGACTGCCAGCAAGGGGAAAAACGTATATCTCCAAAAAGTTAACCCGTTACTTCAACTGGATTGGCGTACAAACTCAAG TCTTTAATGTGGGTCAGTATCGAAGAGAGGCAGTACAGACATACAAGAACTATGAATTTTTCCGTCCGGACAATGAAGAGGCCATGAAAATCCGAAG GGCTTGTGCCTCAAATGCCCTCAAGGACGTTGCCAATTACTTCACTAAAGAGCAGGGACAAGTAGCA GTTTTTGATGCCACAAACACCACAAGAGAGAGAAGAGGGGTCATCATCAGTTTTGCCAAGGAGAGGGGCTACAAG GTGTTTTTCATTGAATCCATTTGTGATGACCCAGAAATCATTGAGGAAAATATAATG cAAGTAAAGTTAAACAGTCCAGATTACGAAGATTACGACAAAGAGGAAGCGCTGGTGGACTTTCTGAAGCGTATTGACTGTTTCAGAATCTCCTATGTGCCCATGGACGAGGAGAAAGACAA ACACCTCTCTTTCATAAAGATCTTTAATGTGGGCTCACGGTATCTTGTGAACCGGGTGCAGGACCACATACAGAGTCGAATTGTGTATTACCTCATGAACATCCACATCACTCCTCGATCCATCTATCTGAGCCGTCATGGAGAGAGTGAGCTCAACCTGCTCGGAAGAATTGGTGGAGACTCAGGCCTTACTTCACAAGGCCAgaag TACGCTAGTGCCCTGTCGGAGTTCATCAGGGGTCAAGCCATCAAGGACCTGAAGGTGTGGACCAGTCACATGAAAAGGACTATACAGACAGCAGAGACACTGGGTGTCCCTTATGAACAGTGGAAGGCCTTAAATGAAATAGATGCA GGTGTATGTGAGGAGTTGACCTATGAAGAGATTCAGTTGAATTTTCCGGAGGAGTTTGCACTAAGAGACCAGGATAAATACCGTTACCGATATCCAAAGGGCGAA TCATATGAAGACCTGGTGCACCGTCTGGAGCCAGTCATAATGGAGCTTGAAAGACAGGAGAACGTTCTGGTCATCTGCCACCAGGCAGTCATGCGATGTCTACTGGCCTACTTTCTAGATAAAAGTGCAG atgatcTTCCATATCTGAAATGTCCGCTGCACACTGTTCTCAAACTCACTCCATTAGCGTATG GATGCAAAGTGGAGTCGTTCTATTTGAACATCAAAGCAGTGAACACGCACAGAGATAAACCACCT GATGTGAATGTCACAAGAAACCCTGAAGATGCTCTCAAGACTGTCCCTGAACATCTGTAA
- the pfkfb1 gene encoding 6-phosphofructo-2-kinase/fructose-2,6-bisphosphatase 1 isoform X4, which translates to MPQTPQEREEGSSSVLPRRGATRQVFFIESICDDPEIIEENIMQVKLNSPDYEDYDKEEALVDFLKRIDCFRISYVPMDEEKDKHLSFIKIFNVGSRYLVNRVQDHIQSRIVYYLMNIHITPRSIYLSRHGESELNLLGRIGGDSGLTSQGQKYASALSEFIRGQAIKDLKVWTSHMKRTIQTAETLGVPYEQWKALNEIDAGVCEELTYEEIQLNFPEEFALRDQDKYRYRYPKGESYEDLVHRLEPVIMELERQENVLVICHQAVMRCLLAYFLDKSADDLPYLKCPLHTVLKLTPLAYGCKVESFYLNIKAVNTHRDKPPDVNVTRNPEDALKTVPEHL; encoded by the exons ATGCCACAAACACCACAAGAGAGAGAAGAGGGGTCATCATCAGTTTTGCCAAGGAGAGGGGCTACAAGGCAG GTGTTTTTCATTGAATCCATTTGTGATGACCCAGAAATCATTGAGGAAAATATAATG cAAGTAAAGTTAAACAGTCCAGATTACGAAGATTACGACAAAGAGGAAGCGCTGGTGGACTTTCTGAAGCGTATTGACTGTTTCAGAATCTCCTATGTGCCCATGGACGAGGAGAAAGACAA ACACCTCTCTTTCATAAAGATCTTTAATGTGGGCTCACGGTATCTTGTGAACCGGGTGCAGGACCACATACAGAGTCGAATTGTGTATTACCTCATGAACATCCACATCACTCCTCGATCCATCTATCTGAGCCGTCATGGAGAGAGTGAGCTCAACCTGCTCGGAAGAATTGGTGGAGACTCAGGCCTTACTTCACAAGGCCAgaag TACGCTAGTGCCCTGTCGGAGTTCATCAGGGGTCAAGCCATCAAGGACCTGAAGGTGTGGACCAGTCACATGAAAAGGACTATACAGACAGCAGAGACACTGGGTGTCCCTTATGAACAGTGGAAGGCCTTAAATGAAATAGATGCA GGTGTATGTGAGGAGTTGACCTATGAAGAGATTCAGTTGAATTTTCCGGAGGAGTTTGCACTAAGAGACCAGGATAAATACCGTTACCGATATCCAAAGGGCGAA TCATATGAAGACCTGGTGCACCGTCTGGAGCCAGTCATAATGGAGCTTGAAAGACAGGAGAACGTTCTGGTCATCTGCCACCAGGCAGTCATGCGATGTCTACTGGCCTACTTTCTAGATAAAAGTGCAG atgatcTTCCATATCTGAAATGTCCGCTGCACACTGTTCTCAAACTCACTCCATTAGCGTATG GATGCAAAGTGGAGTCGTTCTATTTGAACATCAAAGCAGTGAACACGCACAGAGATAAACCACCT GATGTGAATGTCACAAGAAACCCTGAAGATGCTCTCAAGACTGTCCCTGAACATCTGTAA